The following are from one region of the Mesorhizobium shangrilense genome:
- a CDS encoding thioredoxin family protein: MSGGSGLRTRSIATATLVAVGGVDTQPANANALAPIKKPRRPIRPPLSSRLDFTATSLLTGMDHPSGGLNLKPALRDAPSMPPGKAEGDFMIRSGSGTSGPNRLGTALDISGSAGSSGNKPGRYDRRRILRLCLLGMGAAFAGASGPSVAAERNMAITARTIEEYQAALDGLSGRYRAALIDIGAEWCAFCQTLENRILPDPDVRRLMEHVGLVKVDVTAMDQENRDLLRHLRADGPPTLFMVKIASGGEYRGTRSVGAFRKDDLIRRLRPFSEPYEINAPP; this comes from the coding sequence ATGAGCGGCGGCTCGGGTTTGCGCACCCGGTCGATCGCGACAGCGACGCTGGTGGCAGTCGGTGGCGTCGACACACAACCCGCCAACGCGAACGCGCTCGCCCCTATCAAAAAGCCTCGCCGGCCGATCCGGCCCCCATTATCTTCACGCCTCGATTTCACTGCAACGTCCTTGCTTACGGGAATGGATCACCCGTCGGGCGGCCTGAACCTTAAGCCTGCCTTAAGGGATGCGCCGTCGATGCCGCCCGGCAAGGCGGAAGGTGATTTCATGATCAGATCAGGCAGCGGGACGAGCGGACCGAACAGGCTGGGCACGGCCCTCGACATCAGCGGCTCAGCAGGTAGCTCAGGCAATAAACCGGGCAGATACGACCGTCGGCGTATTCTCCGGCTCTGTCTCCTTGGCATGGGCGCGGCATTCGCTGGAGCCAGTGGCCCAAGTGTCGCGGCCGAGAGGAACATGGCCATTACGGCCAGGACGATCGAGGAATATCAGGCGGCACTCGACGGCCTTTCAGGCCGATATCGCGCCGCGCTGATCGATATCGGCGCCGAATGGTGCGCATTCTGTCAAACCCTGGAGAATCGCATTCTGCCCGATCCCGACGTCAGACGACTGATGGAACATGTCGGCCTGGTCAAAGTGGACGTCACTGCGATGGATCAGGAGAACCGTGACTTGCTGCGCCATCTGCGCGCTGATGGGCCGCCGACCCTTTTCATGGTCAAGATCGCGTCGGGCGGCGAATATCGCGGCACACGATCCGTCGGCGCCTTTCGAAAAGACGATCTTATCCGACGGCTCCGCCCATTTTCTGAACCGTATGAGATCAATGCTCCTCCTTAA